One window of Hypomesus transpacificus isolate Combined female unplaced genomic scaffold, fHypTra1 scaffold_265, whole genome shotgun sequence genomic DNA carries:
- the LOC124462937 gene encoding sodium-dependent neutral amino acid transporter B(0)AT2-like, with protein MEREKLALPADGDLSDLPESQLGSPSAESFELSSTEPPARDGWDSKMEYFLAQVGFSVGLGNVWRFPYLCHQNGGGAFLLLYVLLMVVMGIPLFFLELAAGQSIRQGSIGVWKHISPKLSGIGYSSCVVCFFVALYYNVIIGWSLFYLGNSFQYPLPWEQCPQQGNTTVPECAASSPTTYFWFRKALDTTDSINETGQFNPVLTCCLLGAWTIVCLGMFKGIKSSAKVMYFSSVFPYVVLLCFLIRGLLLDGATDGIKYMFYPKLKIWGDVQVWRQAATQVFFALGLGFGSVIAYSSYNPKNNNCHRDAFTVSAINFLTSVLASLVVFAVLGFRAKTFALQCVARNVRRLSEHGLDESLWPSFNMSAPEMVSLEEYSGWYSAHGAQAPGNLSDCSLEKEMSTGVQGTGLAFIAFTEAMSLFPGSPFWSALFFLMLLNLGLSTMFGTMEGILAPLTDNFKTLSNNKTKLTVFGCVTGFLFGLVFTQRCGNYFVMMLDDYSATLPLIIVVVFETFSVSWLYGADRFLNDIEKMLGWRPHVVYKYLWKYVCLLAMLGLLAASLVTMVISRPTYTAWNHTTATEVTLEYPDWAIVVLSGLILFAIMPVLLGYLHATLRSRAKQRDRDREAVTYSRCAME; from the exons atggagagagagaagctggcATTGCCCGCTGACGGTGACCTGTCTGATTTACCAGAGTCCCAACTTGGCAGTCCCTCTGCTGAGAGCTTCGAGCTCAGCTCGACAGAGCCCCCTGCCAGAGATGGGTGGGACAGTAAAATGGAGTATTTTCTAGCTCAGGTGGGCTTCAGCGTTGGTCTTGGAAACGTCTGGAGATTCCCCTACCTCTGCCATCagaatggaggag gagccttcctcctcctctacgtGCTGCTCATGGTCGTCATGGGGATCCCTCTGTTCTTCTTAGAGCTGGCGGCCGGCCAGTCCATCAGACAGGGCAGCATCGGGGTGTGGAAACACATCTCACCCAAACTCTCAGGGATTGGCTACTCCAGCTGTGTG GTGTGCTTCTTCGTAGCTCTTTATTACAATGTGATCATTGGCTGGAGCCTGTTCTACCTGGGGAACTCCTTCCAGTACCCCCTGCCCTGGGAGCAGTGTCCTCAGCAGGGTAACACTACAG TGCCGGAGTGTGCTGCCAGCTCGCCCACCACATACTTCTGGTTCCGGAAGGCTCTGGACACCACGGACTCCATCAACGAGACGGGCCAGTTCAACCCAGTTCTTACCTGCTGTCTGCTGGGGGCCTGGACCATTGTGTGCTTGGGCATGTTCAAGGGCATCAAGTCCTCCGCAAAG GTGATGTACTTCTCCTCTGTGTTCCCCTACGTGGTGCTTCTGTGCTTCCTCATCCGAGGGCTGCTATTGGACGGAGCCACCGACGGCATCAAATACATGTTCTACCCCAAG CTGAAGATCTGGGGCGACGTGCAGGTGTGGCGCCAGGCAGCTACGCAGGTGTTTTTTGCCCTGGGTCTAGGCTTCGGCTCGGTCAtcgcctactcctcctacaaccCCAAGAACAACAACTGTCACCGCGATGCCTTCACCGTCTCCGCCATCAACTTCCTCACCTCCGTCCTGGCCTCTCTCGTGGTGTTTGCAGTGCTGGGGTTCCGAGCCAAGACGTTTGCCTTGCAGTGTGTCGCCAG GAatgtgaggaggctgtctgagcaCGGGTTGGACGAGAGCCTGTGGCCCAGCTTCAACATGTCCGCTCCAGAGATGGTGTCCCTGGAGGAGTACTCTGGTTGGTACAGCGCCCACGGAGCCCAGGCTCCTGGCAACCTCTCAGACTGCAGcctggagaaggagatgagCACG ggTGTGCAGGGGACCGGTCTGGCCTTCATAGCGTTCACCGAGGCCATGTCTCTGTTTCCAGGCAGTCCCTTCTGGTCGGCCCTGTTCTTCCTCATGTTGCTCAACCTGGGCCTCAGCACCATGTTCGGCACCATGGAGGGCATCCTGGCGCCCCTCACAGACAACTTCAAAACCCTTTCCAACAACAAGACTAAACTCAcag TGTTCGGCTGCGTGACTGGTTTCCTGTTTGGCCTCGTCTTCACCCAGCGCTGTGGGAACTACTTTGTCATGATGTTAGACGATTACTCTGCCACCCTGCCTCTCATCATTGTGGTCGTGTTTGAGACGTTCAGTGTTTCCTGGCTGTACGGAGCCGATCG gttccTCAACGACATTGAGAAGATGCTGGGCTGGCGCCCCCATGTGGTGTACAAGTACCTGTGGAAGTATGTGTGCCTGCTGGCCATGCTGGGCCTTCTGGCTGCCAGCCTCGTGACCATGGTCATCAGCCGGCCCACCTACACCGCCTGGAACCACACCACG GCGACCGAGGTGACTCTGGAGTACCCAGACTGGGCCATCGTCGTCCTGTCTGGCCTCATCCTGTTTGCCATCATGCCCGTCCTGCTGGGCTACCTGCACGCCACGCTGAGGAGCAGAGCCAAGcagcgagacagagacagagaggcagtcaCCTACAGCAGGTGTGCCATGGagtag